From Thermodesulfovibrionales bacterium:
TGAGTGCCGATCTTGACTTCATAAAAGAGTTTAACAATATCCTCAGGATAAAGCCTTATACACCCATGGCTCACCTGTCTTCCAATACCCCAGGGTCTATCAGTACCGTGAATGAGTATGCTGCCGCTTGAAAGCCTCAAGGCATGACTGCCAAGGGGATTATCAGGTCCGGGTGGCACCACAGGCGGAAGCCAGGGTTTTTCTTTTCTGATTGATTCAGGAACTCGCCAGGATGGATTTTCAATCTTATGAGTGATCCTGAAAAAACCTGCTGGTGTCTCGGAGCCCTCATCACCGATACCAACAGGATAGGTCTTTACAAAACTCCTGCCTTCCTTTTTAAAGAAGTAATAAAGCCTCATTTCAGAGAGATTTATCACAATGCCTGTTGAAGGTTTTCTTTCAGGAAGAATCCATATGGTGGGAATCTTTACCCTGTTACCTGGCATCGGCACAAAGGGATCAGTTCCAGGGTTGGCATCAGCTATTTCATTGTAACCGAGATTGAAGATCCTTGCAATCTCTATTAGTGATTCACCCTCC
This genomic window contains:
- a CDS encoding L,D-transpeptidase family protein yields the protein MKYYEVKEGESLIEIARIFNLGYNEIADANPGTDPFVPMPGNRVKIPTIWILPERKPSTGIVINLSEMRLYYFFKKEGRSFVKTYPVGIGDEGSETPAGFFRITHKIENPSWRVPESIRKEKPWLPPVVPPGPDNPLGSHALRLSSGSILIHGTDRPWGIGRQVSHGCIRLYPEDIVKLFYEVKIGTQVFIVREPIKIGIKEKEIYIEIHKDPISGDMNYYDEAIRMLVKKNLISYIELDRLYEVIKRKDGIPVKIGRLTEEQSPPKNKSYERAIVH